The following proteins are encoded in a genomic region of Sorangiineae bacterium MSr12523:
- a CDS encoding VTT domain-containing protein, whose protein sequence is MRYAKMGAVVLVIAALASAYHLGIFAQVSEPKTLARTLVAMGPWGYLAFVVAYAVLQPFGVPGTVFVVAAPLIWPWKTAFVLSMTGTMLASVVGFSFARFVAKDWVSARIPARFRKYDDALERNAFQSVVLLRLIFWMPQVLHSFLGVSKVGFWTQVWGSLIGYVPPILLVSFLGGQMFDASGKMQPGAWPILAGLLGASLLIVVLVRVYGSGTTRRDRCDRFDKHCPSGSTSSE, encoded by the coding sequence GTGCGCTACGCGAAGATGGGCGCCGTTGTCCTGGTGATAGCTGCGCTTGCGAGTGCCTATCATTTGGGCATCTTCGCGCAGGTCTCCGAGCCGAAGACCCTCGCCCGGACGCTCGTCGCGATGGGGCCGTGGGGTTATCTTGCGTTCGTCGTTGCCTATGCAGTTCTGCAGCCGTTCGGCGTCCCTGGGACGGTCTTCGTCGTCGCGGCGCCGCTCATCTGGCCGTGGAAAACGGCGTTCGTGCTCTCGATGACCGGGACGATGTTGGCCAGCGTCGTCGGCTTCTCGTTCGCGCGCTTCGTGGCGAAGGACTGGGTCTCGGCGCGCATACCCGCCCGGTTTCGAAAGTACGATGACGCGCTCGAGAGAAACGCATTTCAGAGCGTCGTCCTCCTCCGTTTGATCTTCTGGATGCCGCAGGTGCTGCACTCCTTCCTGGGTGTCTCGAAGGTGGGGTTCTGGACCCAAGTTTGGGGTTCGCTCATCGGCTACGTGCCACCGATTCTTCTCGTCAGCTTTCTGGGCGGGCAGATGTTCGATGCTTCGGGGAAAATGCAACCTGGCGCGTGGCCGATTCTCGCCGGCCTGCTCGGCGCTTCACTGCTCATCGTCGTGCTCGTCCGAGTCTACGGGAGCGGAACGACCAGACGTGACAGGTGTGACAGGTTTGACAAACATTGTCCAAGTGGTAGCACCTCTTCCGAATGA